Proteins from one Candidatus Neomarinimicrobiota bacterium genomic window:
- a CDS encoding DUF4258 domain-containing protein, with amino-acid sequence MLETIHITSHARRRMAQRGITKRELRICLSLGEVYHRTGAVFFVLTSKVLHKVTPFSSVIDEKMNGLTAILHYDGEIPCVTTVYKNQNAVRNIRKKGKQNAKIKGLSC; translated from the coding sequence ATGCTAGAGACAATACATATTACATCCCACGCGAGACGACGAATGGCGCAAAGGGGTATTACAAAAAGGGAATTAAGAATTTGTTTGAGTCTTGGTGAAGTCTATCATCGGACAGGTGCTGTCTTCTTCGTTTTGACCAGTAAAGTTTTACATAAAGTGACTCCCTTTTCATCTGTCATAGATGAAAAGATGAACGGACTTACGGCTATTTTACATTATGATGGAGAAATTCCCTGTGTTACAACTGTTTATAAAAATCAAAATGCGGTTAGAAACATTCGGAAAAAAGGAAAACAAAATGCTAAAATCAAAGGATTATCATGCTAA
- a CDS encoding TIGR02584 family CRISPR-associated protein: MIQEVFIAVVGTSPQVVTEALYYFYSDFYHDQRKFNRIRLITTTAGRNLLIKTLFHGEKLKALEKALNLEPGTIPLTPNDIILLTDKMGNPINDLRTTESNLDSIGKLFDEVYRWTSMPDTRITAQVSGGRKTMSAFMALALQLYGREQDDMVHILVPDDKMRPGSDWFFPQDPSREDEKMELSYVPVLKVGRYLKTELNIHPEKLVHKLQTVIRERFNLENLIVNGREIICDNHKLSFSPKKAAVYRLLLRKKMNATCEESCIGCEKCSYSPLELLDAFENGELYREYIKVDNPYSTRADKMKHIKGLDTGNIYTDISRIRSDIDKSDIPPDMKKALRPEMTYIPYEDTYRYTLNLNKKIIRFIKED; encoded by the coding sequence ATGATTCAGGAGGTATTCATAGCTGTTGTAGGAACATCACCTCAAGTTGTTACTGAAGCGTTGTATTATTTCTATTCAGATTTCTATCATGATCAGAGAAAGTTCAACCGAATCCGGTTAATTACAACAACGGCCGGAAGAAATCTCCTGATCAAAACCTTATTCCACGGAGAAAAACTTAAGGCTCTTGAAAAGGCACTCAACCTGGAACCTGGTACTATTCCCCTGACACCCAATGACATCATTTTGCTGACAGATAAAATGGGGAACCCCATCAATGATTTACGGACGACAGAAAGTAATCTGGATTCCATAGGGAAGCTGTTCGATGAAGTTTACCGGTGGACTTCCATGCCTGATACACGCATAACGGCTCAGGTCTCCGGAGGCCGTAAAACCATGAGTGCCTTTATGGCCCTTGCCCTTCAGCTCTATGGACGCGAACAGGATGATATGGTTCATATCCTGGTACCCGATGATAAAATGAGACCAGGATCAGACTGGTTTTTCCCTCAGGATCCATCCCGGGAAGATGAAAAAATGGAACTTTCATATGTTCCTGTCCTGAAAGTCGGTCGGTATTTGAAAACAGAACTGAATATCCATCCTGAAAAACTTGTTCATAAGTTACAAACGGTTATTCGTGAACGCTTTAATCTTGAAAATCTTATTGTAAATGGCAGGGAAATTATTTGTGATAACCATAAATTGAGCTTCAGTCCTAAAAAGGCTGCTGTCTACAGACTTCTTTTACGAAAAAAAATGAATGCTACCTGTGAAGAAAGTTGTATAGGATGTGAAAAATGTTCTTATTCACCCCTTGAGTTGTTGGATGCATTTGAAAATGGCGAGTTGTACCGGGAGTATATTAAAGTGGACAACCCTTATAGTACGCGGGCCGATAAAATGAAACATATTAAAGGTCTGGATACGGGAAATATTTATACCGATATCAGCCGAATTCGTTCTGATATTGATAAGAGTGATATTCCTCCGGATATGAAAAAAGCCCTCAGACCCGAAATGACATATATTCCGTATGAAGATACCTACCGGTATACTCTGAATTTGAATAAGAAAATCATACGCTTTATTAAGGAGGATTAA